The Actinomycetota bacterium genome includes a region encoding these proteins:
- a CDS encoding DUF2391 family protein, producing the protein MPPTGVEATTPQDAMRGIAGGFVLGVPLVYTQEVWFHGGNLSPLAILGLLAASFLLNLALSTAVGFNSGRTKRPLEDAIVGFGLSFILAAFLLVLLRRIDLDMGWGPRLGIIALSAVPISLGFALGNSLAPKEGGNLEGEASGGLGDLLAAAGGAVILVLNIAPTEEPLLLAAELGRIRLISLVLVALGLTYLMVFYAEFGGKHLRRKSDDPIHTPLVETMLAYLVALVVAAGLLWAFGEIPAIDGASLAKSVVLAFPASLGAALGRILV; encoded by the coding sequence ATGCCCCCGACCGGAGTTGAAGCCACAACGCCCCAGGACGCCATGCGCGGGATCGCCGGCGGCTTCGTGCTCGGTGTGCCGCTCGTGTACACGCAGGAGGTCTGGTTTCACGGAGGCAACCTTTCGCCCCTGGCCATCCTCGGACTGCTCGCAGCATCCTTTCTGCTGAACCTCGCCCTCTCCACCGCCGTCGGCTTCAACTCCGGCCGGACCAAGCGTCCCCTGGAGGATGCGATCGTCGGGTTCGGCCTGTCGTTCATCCTGGCCGCCTTCCTTCTAGTGCTTTTGAGAAGAATCGACCTCGACATGGGCTGGGGTCCGAGGCTGGGCATCATCGCTCTTTCGGCGGTGCCGATCAGCCTCGGCTTTGCGCTCGGGAACTCCCTTGCGCCCAAAGAGGGCGGCAACCTGGAGGGCGAGGCGTCCGGCGGCTTGGGGGACCTGCTGGCCGCGGCCGGGGGCGCCGTCATCCTGGTGCTGAATATCGCCCCCACCGAGGAGCCCCTGCTGCTGGCGGCCGAGCTGGGGAGGATCCGGCTGATCAGCCTGGTGCTCGTGGCGCTCGGCCTCACCTACCTGATGGTTTTTTACGCCGAGTTCGGCGGCAAACACCTGAGGCGAAAATCGGACGACCCAATCCATACTCCTCTGGTGGAGACGATGCTTGCCTACCTGGTCGCCCTGGTAGTGGCGGCCGGACTGCTCTGGGCGTTCGGAGAGATCCCTGCCATCGACGGCGCCTCGCTTGCCAAATCCGTGGTTCTCGCATTTCCCGCCTCCCTCGGGGCGGCGCTCGGTAGGATCCTCGTATGA
- a CDS encoding DUF2867 domain-containing protein has product MRVVVAGASGFVGRKLVTRLAEAGHDVLALSRHPDPKASFDNVEFRAVDVGDSEDLQSALSGAEAAYYLIHSMAGKDFVRKDLELATGFAEAAARAGVGRIVYQGALGRGKLSPHLSSRQEVGRALASTGVPVVELRAAVILGSGSTSFEMMRYLTERLPMMICPRWVRTRTEPVALPDVLEYLVRALQAPPGIYEIGCGEVTSYQDMMHRYAAVRGLRYRPILNVPLLTLHLSGYWVDLITPLDRKVTHSLIGSMTSNVTVRDAGRTLAAFKFEPLSLEESMRRALDDQAAEIPATMFEGLEGLSENVQRVYLEQRVEPAAADAIRKDLAAIGGDLAWYGWPWAWRGRFILGLLLGEKHPVGRPESMAVGEAADWWIIEQTSDDALILRSAGWLTGEGWLGYSMEAGGDCLKVSAAFRPRGLPGFLYWFLLTPIHKAAFRAMAKARVKRAERVSESSPGPS; this is encoded by the coding sequence GTGAGAGTTGTCGTCGCGGGAGCGAGCGGGTTCGTAGGGCGAAAGCTGGTCACGCGCCTCGCCGAGGCAGGCCACGACGTGCTTGCCCTCTCCCGCCACCCGGATCCGAAGGCGTCGTTCGACAACGTGGAGTTCCGGGCGGTCGACGTGGGCGACTCGGAAGACCTCCAGAGCGCCCTTTCGGGCGCCGAAGCCGCCTACTACCTGATCCACTCGATGGCCGGTAAGGACTTCGTCCGCAAAGACCTTGAGCTGGCAACCGGTTTCGCCGAGGCGGCGGCCAGAGCCGGGGTCGGCCGTATCGTCTACCAGGGCGCACTCGGACGCGGAAAGCTTTCGCCCCACCTGTCGAGCCGCCAGGAGGTGGGCCGGGCGCTGGCGTCGACCGGCGTGCCCGTCGTGGAGCTCAGGGCTGCGGTGATCCTGGGTTCGGGCAGCACGTCGTTCGAGATGATGCGCTACCTCACCGAACGGCTCCCGATGATGATCTGCCCCCGCTGGGTCAGGACCCGGACCGAGCCGGTGGCCCTCCCCGACGTTCTGGAGTACCTGGTCCGGGCGCTCCAGGCGCCGCCCGGCATTTACGAAATCGGGTGCGGCGAGGTCACCAGCTACCAGGACATGATGCACCGGTACGCCGCGGTCCGGGGCCTTCGCTACCGGCCGATTCTCAACGTGCCGTTGCTGACGCTTCACCTTTCCGGCTACTGGGTCGACCTGATCACCCCGCTCGACCGAAAGGTCACGCACTCGTTGATCGGCAGCATGACCTCCAACGTGACGGTGCGGGACGCCGGCCGGACCCTGGCCGCATTCAAGTTCGAGCCTCTGTCCCTGGAGGAGTCGATGCGCAGGGCGCTCGACGATCAGGCGGCCGAGATCCCGGCCACCATGTTCGAAGGGCTCGAGGGCCTGTCGGAGAACGTCCAGCGGGTGTACCTGGAACAACGGGTAGAGCCGGCGGCCGCCGATGCGATCCGCAAGGACCTGGCGGCCATCGGCGGGGACCTGGCGTGGTACGGGTGGCCCTGGGCGTGGCGTGGCCGCTTCATTCTGGGGCTGCTGCTCGGCGAGAAACACCCGGTCGGCCGGCCGGAGAGCATGGCGGTGGGCGAGGCGGCGGACTGGTGGATCATCGAGCAGACCTCGGACGACGCCCTGATCCTGCGCTCGGCGGGGTGGCTGACCGGCGAGGGCTGGCTGGGCTACTCGATGGAGGCCGGTGGCGACTGCCTGAAGGTGTCGGCGGCCTTCCGGCCCCGCGGGCTTCCCGGATTTCTATACTGGTTCCTGCTCACGCCTATCCACAAGGCGGCGTTCAGGGCGATGGCCAAAGCCCGGGTGAAGCGTGCCGAGAGGGTTAGCGAGTCGAGTCCGGGTCCTTCTTGA